TGCGCGAACGCCTTGGCTGAGCAGACCCACGGGCAGCCGGCGGGGCAGGACGTCAGGCACGCTGAGGGCAGACCCGCCACGCCGGACTCGCACTGGTACGAGCATCCGCTCGGCGGGGTCGCTCAGCTCGCGACGGCGGTGCGCTCCACCCTGCTCCCGGTGGCTGCCGGGTGCGGGGTGATGTTCCTCGCGATCGTGGTGCTGGGGCTCGCGATGGAGGAGGGCGCGCTCATCGAGGACTACGAGCTCCGCCAGGGGCTGGACGCGTGGGCGCGGATGGCGGTCGGCATCGTGACGGCCGCAGCAGCCGCCGCCGGCCTGCTCGCAGGCGTGGCCGACGCGGCCATGCATCTGGCCGGGGCGCGCGGGCTTGCGCGGGCCGGCGAATCCGAGGACGCCACCGATCGGGTCCCGGTACCGGCGCAGTGGCGCCTGCTCGAGGGCACGGTGGGCAGTGCCCTGGTCGTGTTCCTCGCGTGGACGCTCGGACTCGGCGCCATCGCCGTGGTGATGTTCGTGGTGGTCGCCTTCGAGGATGCCGACGATCCGGTCGGTTGGATCGCCGCCGGCGTGGCCGTCGGGGTCTGCCTGGCGTCGTGGTCGGGCATCGTCCTGGTCCGCCGCGTGCTCCGGCCCGCGCACGCCCGGGCAGCCGAACGAGCCCGTGCCGCCTGGCCGCGCCCGGCGCGCGACCGCGCCTTCGGGCGTGCGGCACGGATCACGGGCGCGGGCGGCACGCAGCAGCAGCGCTCCGGGCCTGAGCGGGTGGGGCACTGGCTCAGCCGGGTCGGCGGGGTCCTGCTGGCCGTGGTGGGCGCGCTCGTCATGCTCGGGATCAGCGTGCGCCAGCCGGGTGGCAGGTTCGGTGAGCCCGTGTCCTATGACGAGGGGGTGGAGTCGGCGATGGACGGCCTCTTCACGGTGATCGTGGTGCTCGGGGTGTGCGGTGGTCTGCTCACCCTCGGCGGACTGCTCGTCGGTGCCCTGGCTCGTACCGCCGAGCGCGCCACGGTGCACGCCGCCGTGGCCGACCCGCTCGCCGATCGGCCCGATCCGGCGCTCCTGGCTCGCCACAGCGCACCGACCTCGCTCGACGTGGCCGAGCTGCTGGCCGGTCTGGGCGGAGCCGGGTTGGTCGCCGCGATCTCGGCGGGCATCGTCGCAGCCGGGGGCTCGGTGCCGTTCGCCGGGACCGAGCCGCTCGTCCGGCTGGTGCTGTGGTGCTCGCTCGCGGCGCTGGGGTTCGCGCTGGTGGCCCAGCTGCTCGAGCGGGTCCTGGGCCGGGGCTCGCGCAACCGGGTGCTCCGGCGCTGGCCGGTACGGGTGCCGGCGAAGCCGAAAGCCGGACGCTGAGAGTTACCGCTCGAGCCTGTCCGCGCTGCGCCAAAGAACTGGCAGGACGGCGCCGCGTCCCCAGCCTGCCCAGCCATGTCGCGACGGTCCCCTAGCCTCGAACGAGCGGGAGAGGGGACGCGATGGCGGCCAGGTACCAGGCCGATGAGTGGACGGTGGAAGGCTGGGATCCACCGCCCGCGCGCCGGCGACCTCGACTGCCCACCGGCGCCGCGGCATGGGCAGCGGCCAGTTGCCTGCTGCTGGCGGCAGGTGTGGTGGCCGGCGTCTGGTTACGGCCCGCCGTCCTGGCAGACGGTGCCGGCGAGCAGTACCACTGGTACTCGGCCGACGAGGATGCCCACGCCAGTTGGACCTGGACCGACACCTCCGACCCGCCCGGCGAGGGGACGATCGCAGCCATCGGAGACGCGCTATGGGTGGCCGAGCTCGCCACGAACTGGGTCTGCCGGTGGGCCACCGACGACGATGTCGTCTCGGGCGGCATGGCACTGGGGGATTCGACAGTGCACTGCAGCAGCGAGGACTGCGCGCACGGCGGCTGCACGAACAGCACGGTGCTGGTGGGAGCTCGGTACTGAGGGTCGGCGAGGGTCCTCACTAGCTCCTGGCCGTGCACTCCTCCCAGGCGTGAGCCAGCGCCCGCGCTCGCGTGCGCAGCTCGCCGAGCTCCACCCCCGGGGTGAACAGCGAGGAGCCGATCCCGAAGCCGGTGGCGCCGGCCTGCACCCACTCGGCCATCTGCTGCGCACCGACGCCGCCCACCGGGATCAGTTCGACCGGCGGCAGCACTGCCAGCCAGGCCTTCATCCCGGCCGACCCCACCTGCTGGGCCGGGAACAGCTTCAGCGCCTGCGCACCGGCCTCAATCGCGGTGAACGCCTCCGAGACGGTAGCCACGCCCGGGTAGCTGGCCAGGCCTGCCGCCACGGTCGCCTCGATCACCGCGGCGTTGGTGTTCGGGGAGACCACGAGCTGACCGCCGGCCTCGCGCACGGAGGCGACCTGCGCCGTCGTGAGCACGGTGCCGGCGCCCACCAGGGCGTCCTGGGGCAGGGCGGATCGCAGGATCTCGATACTGCGCAGCGGCTCCGGCGAGTTCAGCGGCACCTCCAGGGTGCGAAAGCCGCTCTCGTAGAGCACGGCGCCCACCTCGGCCGCGTCAGTGGGCTCGAGCCCGCGCAGGATCGCGATCAGACCGCTCATGAGGTTTCTCCTTCGATCAGGCCGGCGCGCCGGGCCAGGTGCAGCAGGGCGTCCGCCGTCACCTCTGCCGGTGCGGACTCACACGGCAGGTCCGCCACGGCGAGGGCCCGCCGGTAGCGCTCGGTCAGGTCGGCCGAGGCGACCACCGAGACCGACTCGGGGGCGTGTTCGAGCCAGTGCAGCGCCCCGGCGATCTCGCTGCCGATCAGCACGCCCGAGAGCTCCTCGCGCACCTGCTCGGCCGGTACCTGCTCGAGCAGCGCGCGGGCGCGCACCCCGAACGCGAGCGCGGCCGCGCCCAGGCCCGCACCGGCCAGCCCGTGCTCGACACCGGACGCGAACGCCGCCCAGTCCACCGGTTGCGCCGTCGGTGGCCCCACCACCTGGGCGAGGGTGCCGTGGGTGGTCAGCAGCGCGAACAGCTCCCCGGTCATCGCGGTGTGGAAGTCGATGAGCGTACCTCCGGCCAGCGAGGCCCACTTGGTGTGGGTGCCCGGCAGCGCCACCACGCCATCGCGATAGCCCGCCAGCACCAGACCCAGCAGCTGGGTCTCCTCGCCGCGCATCACCCCGCCCCGGGTGGACACCCCGGGCACCAGGTGCACCGGGCCCCACGGGCCCGCGACCTCCGTCAGCGTCGCGCCCTCGAGCAGGTCCACCGGCGTGGGTAGGTAGGGGACCTCCCGCCAGCCCTTCGCGCTGCCGACCATCCCGCAGGCGATCACCGCCGGCCGGGCAGCCGCCCACTCGCCGGCGAGCCGGTCGAGCGTGATCGCGTAGGCGCTCGGTTCCTGGCCGACGGTGAGGATGCCCTCCTGTGAGCTCCGCGAGCCGAGCACGGTCCCGTCCTCGGCCAGTGCGGTCAGGCGGACCGAGCTGGTCCCCCAGTCGAGTGCGAGCAGCGCGGCGTCCACGCCTCCCACTCAACCGCGTCCGGGCGCCGGTGTCGAACCGTGGGCGGGGCAGTCGCCCGGACACAGGTTCCATGCACCGACCTACGCTCTGGGATGGGTCGGCACGTGGAACCTGTGTCCGTGGCGGCCCGGCTACTCCGCGATCGCTTCGTTGGCGGCGTCCTGCGCCTGCTGCAGCGCCTCCTCCACCGGCAACCGCCCGGCGAACATCTCCTCGAAGTACGGGGCGATGGCGTTCGCACCGGCGTTGGCCCGCGGGCCGAGCGGCGCCGCGATGGTCTCTCCCTCGGCGGCGGCGATGAACTCCGAGGTGTCCACGCCCTGCTCGTCCCAGTAGCTGATGAAGGACTCCTGCGCCTCGGTGGAGGCGGGGAACGCGGCCCCGTTCGCGCCGAGAGGCTCCTGCCCCTCCGGGGTGCCGAGCCAGCGCAGCACCTCCAGGGTGGCGTCGTAGTTCTCACTGTCGGCGTTACCGACCGCGGCCACGCTGTGCACCACGCTGACCCGCCCCTCCGGGCCCTCCAGCATCGGCGCCAGTCCCCACTCGAACTCGGCGTCAGCCATGTGCGGCAGCGCGTACTGACCGGACTGGAACAGCGCCATCTTCCCCTGCACGAACAGGTCGCGCGCGAGGTCGCCGTTCTGGTTCGTCTCCGCCGCCGAAGGTGAGACGTGGTGGGTGTTGATCAGCTCCACCAGGTACTCGAAGGACTCCACCCCGGCGGGGGAGTCGAAGGCGTACTGGTCGCCGTCCTGGTACTGGGCGCCGTTGGAACCGAGGAAGTCGATGTAGATCGCCTGCAGGTCGTTCTGGGCGTTGAAGGCGTACTGCTCGATGTTCTCGGCGTCGAAGCCGTCCTCGGCTGCTGTCACGCCGCTGGCATCCACCGTCAGGTCCAGGGCGGCGGGCAGGAAGGTGTCGTTCTCGCCACTGGGGTCCCAGCGCAGCGTGGCCGGGTCCACGCCCGCTTCCTCGACCAGCTCGGTGTTGTAGAACAGCGCGATCGAGTCGGTCAGCTGCGGCACGCCCCACACCGAGCCGTCCCGCGTGTAGAGCTCGACGGCGGAGCTCACCAGGCCGTCGTTCTCGCCCAGTTCCTCGCCCACGTCGATGAGGTTGCCGTTGTCGGCGTAGATGCCGAAGTTGGAGGTGTTGGTCCAGAAGATGTCGGCCATGGTGTTCGAGCCGATGTCCTGCGGGAGGCGGTCCCAGTAGTTCGCCCACGGCACGGTCTCGACGTCGACGGCGATCTCCGGGTTCTCCTCGGTGAAGGCCGCGAAGGACTCCTCGTACGCCTCCGCGGCAGCCTCGTCCCAGAGCCGGAACGTGACCGTGGTGGTGTCCGCGCCCGCGTCGCCACCGTCGTCGTCGGAGCTCCCGGGGGAGCAGGCGGCCAGCGTCAGCGCGGCGACGCCGAGAGTGGCGACCGTGATGGGAATGCGTGCAGGGGTCCTCATGGCTCTTCCGTCCTTCGTCCTCGCGCCGGCCCGGCCCCATGGCCGCGGTGGCATGTCGGAACCGTAACCGCCCCCATGGCCCAGGGCGCGCTGCGGGCCGGGTCGCGACCGAATCGTGATACTCAGGCGTCCGGGTCGGGAGCGGGTGGCGTGCGCCCGAGCCGGTAGGCGACCGGGGCGAGCGCCGCGATCGCGAGCGCCAGCACCACGAAACCCCACGGGTAGCCGGCTCCGGCCACCACCACGCCCAGCACCACCGCGCCGATGCCGACGCCGCCGTCGTAGGCGATGTTCCACACGGTGCTGGCCGTCCCGAGGCCGTTCCGGCCGGCCCGGGTCATCACCGTCACCAGCGAGTCGTTCTGCACCGCCCCGAATCCCAGCCCGAACACCGCGGCCGCCAGCACGGTCAGCGCCCCCGCTTCGGTCCCGGTGGTCAGCGCCACCCCGAGCATCCCGAGAGCGCTCAACCCCGCCGCCGGCAGCAGCAGCCGCCCCGCGCTCACCCGGTCCCCGATCCGCCCGGCCGTCACTCGCCCGAGCACCATCAGCGCCGAGAGCGCGAACAGCGCCGCGGTGGCCGTGCCCGGGTCCGGCACCGCGATCGGCACGAACGTCGTCGCACCGCCGAGCGCCACCGCGGTGGCGGCGAAGACCGCCGTCGGCGCCAGGAACTTCGCCCACGTGCGCATCGGCAGGTGCCCGGTGCTCCCGCGCTCCGGGCGCGTGCGCCCCCCGGAGATCGCGAAGGCCAGTGGCACCGCCAGCAGCGCCAGCACACTCGCGGTGAGGAACATCGGCGCGAACCCCCACGTCTGCGCCAGCCACACCCCGGCGGGCAGCGCCACCACGTTCGGCAGCCCGGCCGCCACGCCGTACACCCCGGTGGCGGTCGCGAGCTTGCCTGCCGGTGCCAGCTCGGCCGCCATCGCCGCACCGGCCACCACCACGAGGGCGAACCCGACCCCGCGCACGGCCGAGATCGCCACCAGTGGCACCACTGCTGCGGAGGCGAGATAGAACGGGGTGGCCATCGCCAGCAGCAGCGATCCCGCCACGATCATCTGCCGCAACGTCACCACCGCGAAGATGCGGCCCATCGCCAGCTGCGTGAGCACCGTGGCTGCCATCATGGCGCCCGTGATCGTGCCGACCAGCGCCTCGCTCGCGCCCCCCTCGGCGGCCCACAGCGGGGCGACCGGCAGCATCAGCGCGTAGTTGGCCAGCCCACCGACGGTCGCCACCAGCAGCAGCACCATGTCCCGGTGCAGGAGCCGGTCAGCGGAAGCGGTCACCACCACTGCCTATCGCATCGCCGGCGGCCCCGTCACCTCGCCGGCCGTCCCTGCGTACGCTGGCACGGTGACGTTCACCACCCGCCCCGAGCTCGTCGGCACCCACGGCATGGTCGCCTCCACCCACTGGCTCGCCTCGGCGAGCGGAATGGCCGTCCTGGAAGCAGGCGGCAACGCGTTCGACGCGGCCGTCGCCTCCGGGCTGGTGCTGCACGTGGTCGAACCGCACCTGAACGGCCTCGGCGGGGACATGCCTGTGCTGTGTCACGAGGCGTCCACGGGCCGCACCTTCACCGTCTGCGGCCAGGGGGTGGCGCCGTCGTCGGCCACGGCGGCGGCCTACGACGCCCTGGGGATCGAGGAGATCCCGGGCACCGGCCTGCTCGCCGCGACCGTCCCGGGCACCTTCGGCGCGTGGGTGCTCATGCTGGAGCGGTACGGCACCATGCGGCTGCGGGACGTGGCCGGCTACGCCATCGGCTACGCCCGCGGCGGGTACCCCTTCCTCGCCCAGGCCGCGGCCGCCGTCGCGAACCTGGAGGACGTCTTCCGTGGGCACTGGCACGCCTCCGCCGAGATCTATCTGCCGGGTGGGCGGCCCCCGGAGGCGGGGGACCGGTTCCGCAACCCGGCGCTCGCGGACACCCTGGAGCGCCTCGTCGCCGAGGGTGAGGCCGCCGGGGACGGCCGCGAGCAGCAGATCGAGGGCGCCCGGCGGGCGTTCTACTCAGGGTTCGTGGCCGAGCAGCTCGCGGCGTTCGCCGCCACCGAGCAGTACGACGGCGTGGGTTCCGGGGCCCATCGCGGCTTCCTCACCGGGGCCGACCTCGCGGCCTGGCACGCCACCGAGGAGGAGCCGGCCACCTTGGACTTCGCCGGGGTGCAGGTGGCCAAGACCCAGGCCTGGGGCCAGGGACCGGTGCTGCTGCAGCAGCTCGCGATGCTGGACACCTTCGACCTCGAGGAGATGCCCACCGCGGACCTCGTGCACACCGTCACCGAGGTGGCCAAGCTCGCCTTCGCTGACCGCGAGGCCTGGTACGGGGATCCTGAGCACAGCGACGTCCCGATCGATGAACTGCTGAGCACGGACTACGCCGCCGAGCGCGCCGGCCTGGTCGGCCGCGAGGCGAGTGGGGAACTGCGTCCGGGCAGCCCGGCCGGCCGCACGCCGCGCCTGCCGGCGCGGGTGGTCGCCGCGATGGCCGACGGCGGAGCCTGGTCCGACGGCCTGGCCACCCCCGGCCAGGGGGAGCCCACGGTCGCCCGGGGTGACACCTGCCACCTGGACGTGGCCGACCGCTGGGGCAACGTGGTGGCGGCCACGCCGTCGGGCGGGTGGTTGCAGTCCTCCCCGACGATCCCCGGCCTCGGGTTCGCCCTGGGCACACGGGCACAGATGTTCTGGCTGGAGCAGGGCCTGCCCTCCTCACTCGTTCCCGGCGCCCGCCCCCGCACCACCCTCAGCCCGGGGCTGGTGCTCGGGGAGGGCAGGACGCTCGGGTTCGGCACGCCGGGCGGGGACCAGCAGGACCAGTGGACCGTGCCCTTCCTCATCAACCACCTGGTGCTCGGGATGGGGCTGCAGGAGGCGATCGACGCGCCCTCCTGGCACTCCACTCACTGGCCCAGTTCGTTCGCCCCACGGGTGGCCCAGCCGCGCGGGATGCGCATCGAGGGCCGTATCGGGGACGAGGTGGTGGCCCAGCTGCGCCGCCGCGGACACGAGGTGGAGGTGGCCGGCGACTGGTCGCTCGGCCGGATCAGCGCCGCCGGCCTGCACACCGACGGGATGCTGCACGCGGCGGCGAACGCCCGGGGGATGCAGGGCTACGCCTCCGGGCGCTGAGGGCTCTGTGGGCGCTGTGGGCCCGGCACCCCGGCGGGCCGATTCGGTGCTCGCCGGTGCCGCTGGGAGAATGAGGACATGACACACACCCCCAGGCACATCGTGGTGATGGGCGTCTCCGGCAACGGCAAGAGCACGATCGGTGCGGCGCTCGCGGCGGATCTCGGCGCCGTCTTCCTCGAGGGAGACGCCTTCCACTCCGAGACCAACGTGGCGAAGATGAGCGCGGGAACGCCTCTGACCGACGAGGATCGGTGGCCATGGCTGGATGCCCTGGCCGCCGAGGTCGAAGCCCGCGACGCGGCGGGCGAGGGCACCGTGCTCGCCTGCTCGGCGCTGCGCCGCAGCTACCGGGACCGGCTCCGCGCCCGGGTGCCTGGCCTGTACTTCGTGCTGCTCTCGGCGTCCTACGAGACGATCCTCACCCGGATGCAGGCGCGCCAGCACTTCATGCCACCGGCCCTGCTGCGCTCGCAGGTCGACACCCTCGAGACGTTGGCTCCCGACGAGGCCGGTGCCGTGGTCGATGCCTCGGTGTCCCCCGAGCAGGTTCTCAGCGCCTCACTGGCGGCGCTGCGCACGAACTGACGTGCAGGGGCGCTGCCGTGCCGGATATGGCACGGCACTGCCCAGGCCCGTCAGTTGCGTCCGGCGACGGCGCGGGCCGCGTCGGCCATCACCATGTCGGCGTTGATCATCGCGCCCGCCTGACCGCCCGCCGCAGCGGCCGGTCCGACCTGGGCGGCCATGTCGGTGACGTTGCCGGCCGCCCAGACCCCCGGCACGTCGGTCCTCCCGGTCATCGCCTCGGCCGGGATGTGCACCCCCATGCCGCTCGGGTGCTCGACCGGCGTGAGTCCCAGGCCGGCCAGGAAGCCCGCCCGGGCCACCATCCGGGTGGCCACGGCGATGGCCTCCCGAGGCACGAGCGTGCCGTCGGCGAGGCGGACGCCGGTGATCAGGCCCGCCGCCTGCTCCACCGCGGCCACCTGGCCCGCCACGACCCGGATGCCGACGGCGGCCAGCTTCTCGCGCTCCTCCTCACCGAGCGCGGCGTCGTGGCTGAAGACCACGACGTCATCGGAGAGCTGGTGAAACAGCAGCGCCTGGTGCGCGGTCATCGGACCGGTGGCGAGCACGCCGATCGCGCGGTCACGCACCTCCCAGCCGTGGCAGTAGGGACAGTGCACCACGCCGCGCCCCCACTGCTCGGCCAGGCCCGGCACCGCCGGCAGCACGTCGACCACCCCCGCGGTGACGAGGATGCGCCGCGCCCGGCTGGTGCGGCCGTCGGCCAGGCGGACCTCGAAGTCGTCCACGCTCCCGGCGACGGCGGCCACCTCCCCGGCGATCACTTCACCGCCGTAGCTGCGCACCTCCTCCTGGCCGCGGGCGATGAGCTCGGCCGGGGGCGTGCCCTCGCGGGCGAAGAGCCCGTGCACCGCCTCGGCCGGTGCGTTGCGCGGCCGACCGGCATCGATCACGGCCACGCTGCGGCGCGAGCGCGCCAGCATCAGCGCCCCGTTGAGTCCCGCGGCGCCGCCGCCGATCACGATCACGTCGTATGAGTCCTGCAGTTCGGTCACGGTGACCACCTCCTGCCGACAGCATCCGGCTCCTTGGCGTTCGGTGGCAAACATGTTTGCTGCTGTGGCAAACTAACCGGATGGATGAGCTCGAGCAGGCCCTGGAAGGCGTCGGACCGCGGCTACGGGGGTTGCGCAGCGAGCGCGAGCTGACGCTCTCCGAGCTGGCCGCCGGCACCGGGATCTCGGTGAGCACGCTCTCGCGCCTGGAGTCCGGCGCGCGTAAGCCGACCCTGGAGTTGCTGCTGCCCCTGGCCCGCGTCTACGGCGTCTCGCTGGATGAGCTGGTGGACGCTCCTCCGACGGGGGACCCGAGAATCCACCTGAAGCCGATGAAGGCGCACGGGATGACGATGCTGCCGCTGACCCGCCGGCCCGGCGGGATCCAGGCGTACAAGCTCGTGATCGCGGCGGGGCCGCTGAAGAAGCCGGAGCCGAAGACGCACGAGGGCTACGAGTGGATGTACGTGCTCAACGGGCGGCTGCGGGTGGTGCTCGGCGAACACGATCTGGTGATGAAGCCCGGCGAGGCGGCCGAGTTCGACACCCGGGTGCCGCACTGGTTCGGATCGGCGGACGGGGAGGCGGTGGAGTTCCTCAGCCTGTTCGGCACACAGGGGGAGCGAGCGCACCTGCGTGCGGCTCCGCGCAAGCGCTCCGGGGACTAGGTTCGCTCGGTTCCGCATCCCTCCGCGCGCAGGCCCCTTCCCGCTAGCGTGTATCAGACCGGCCGCGGTCTGTACCTGAGCGGTAGGTGGCTCCGGCACACGGGGCCTCACTGATCCGGAGGGAATGGCTTCATGAGGCGTCACGGCGGTAGGACGGGCAAGGCATGTGCAGTGGTGGCAGCGATCGCGCTGGCCAGCGTGACCGGCTGCAGCGTCGAGAGCTTGGTGGAGGAGGGGTTCGAGCGCGCCGTCGAGCAGGGCAACGACGGCGAGAACGTCGACATCGACCTCGACTCCGAGAACGGCGGCTTCGTGGTGGAGAGCGATGAGGGCTCGTTCTCGGTGGGCGGTGACCTGCCCGCCGACTTCCCAGCCGACATCCCGCTGATCGAGGGCGAGATCCTCAGCGCCTCCTCGATGCAGTCCGCGGACGCCTCCGGCTGGGCGGTGCAGATCCAGGCCGAGGGCGAGGGCGCCTTCGACCGCGCCGAGCAGGCGTTGCGAGACGCCGGCTTCACCGAGGGCGAGGAGTCACTCTCGGTGGCCGCGGGCGATCTCGTCATGGCGGGTCTGGTCAATGATCGCTGGCAGGTGCTGCTGAGCGCGATCGACACCGAGGGTGTGGTGAGCTACACGGTGACCGAGCTGTCCTAGCCGCCTCCGGGTACACCCAGGGGCCGGCGTCTCCCGCGCGGACCGACCCGGGCAAACCTATGATGGGGGCCTCAGGAGGTGCGGCCCATGCGCCAGATGCTCGCCGGTGTTGCTGCGGCAGCCCTGCTCGTGCTGACCGCGTGCGGCGCGAGCGAAGAGCCCGGCAGTCCGGCCACGACGACGCCGGCGCCGGACGGGAGCGGGCAGGGCGCCGATCCCACGCTCGAGCCCTCGGCTGATCCGGACGAGGACGAGACCGGCTCCGACTCGGATGACCTCTCCGAGGAGCAGACCGCCGCCGTCGCCGACCTTGCGGAGCGGCTCGACGTCGGCACCGAGGAGATCTCGGCGGGTCCGCTCGAGCAGGTCACCTGGCCCGACGGCGCGCTCGGTTGCCCCGCGGCGGGGCAGTCGTACACCCAGGCGCTGGTGGAGGGATACCGGCTGATCCTCACCCACGAGGGTGAGGAGTACGCCTACCACGCGGGCGAGGACGGTGAGCTGGCCTACTGCGCCGACCCGGTCGATCCGGCTGCGCCCGGGACCGAGGTCGAGACCGAGTAGCCGGACGGCGGATCCCGCCGCTGTGGGCGTGAGGTGGAACCAATCTCACACGGGCCCGCTCCGAGGGATCCCTCACGTGTCGGTAGTGTTGTTCTCTGGTGCGTCCGGAAGAGCGGATGACCGAGCGTGGCTGCGGCCGGCGCCCATCAACCCTCGCCGCGAGCTGCGGCGCCGACACCAGGAGGCGGTCTGACCAGCGTGACCACACAGCGGACCGACGATGCGCTGAGCGAGGCGGCCCACCGCCGCACCATCGCCGTCATCTCCCACCCCGACGCAGGAAAGTCCACGCTCACCGAGGCCCTGGCCCTGCATGCCCAGGTGATCGGCGAGGCAGGCGCCGTGCACGGCAAGGGGAACCGGTCCGGCGTCGTCTCGGACTGGTTGGAGATGGAGCGCAAGCGCGGTATCTCCATCACCTCGGCCGCCCTGCAGTTCGCCTGGGGAGACCTGACGATCAACCTGCTCGACACCCCCGGGCACGCCGACTTCTCCGAGGACACCTACCGGGTGCTCACGGCCGTGGACTGCGCGGTGATGCTCATCGACTCCGCGAAGGGCCTGGAACCACAGACCTTCAAGCTGTTCGAGGTGTGCAAGCGCCGGGGCGTCCC
Above is a window of Ruania suaedae DNA encoding:
- a CDS encoding NAD(P)/FAD-dependent oxidoreductase yields the protein MTELQDSYDVIVIGGGAAGLNGALMLARSRRSVAVIDAGRPRNAPAEAVHGLFAREGTPPAELIARGQEEVRSYGGEVIAGEVAAVAGSVDDFEVRLADGRTSRARRILVTAGVVDVLPAVPGLAEQWGRGVVHCPYCHGWEVRDRAIGVLATGPMTAHQALLFHQLSDDVVVFSHDAALGEEEREKLAAVGIRVVAGQVAAVEQAAGLITGVRLADGTLVPREAIAVATRMVARAGFLAGLGLTPVEHPSGMGVHIPAEAMTGRTDVPGVWAAGNVTDMAAQVGPAAAAGGQAGAMINADMVMADAARAVAGRN
- a CDS encoding ABC transporter substrate-binding protein gives rise to the protein MRTPARIPITVATLGVAALTLAACSPGSSDDDGGDAGADTTTVTFRLWDEAAAEAYEESFAAFTEENPEIAVDVETVPWANYWDRLPQDIGSNTMADIFWTNTSNFGIYADNGNLIDVGEELGENDGLVSSAVELYTRDGSVWGVPQLTDSIALFYNTELVEEAGVDPATLRWDPSGENDTFLPAALDLTVDASGVTAAEDGFDAENIEQYAFNAQNDLQAIYIDFLGSNGAQYQDGDQYAFDSPAGVESFEYLVELINTHHVSPSAAETNQNGDLARDLFVQGKMALFQSGQYALPHMADAEFEWGLAPMLEGPEGRVSVVHSVAAVGNADSENYDATLEVLRWLGTPEGQEPLGANGAAFPASTEAQESFISYWDEQGVDTSEFIAAAEGETIAAPLGPRANAGANAIAPYFEEMFAGRLPVEEALQQAQDAANEAIAE
- a CDS encoding 2-dehydro-3-deoxygalactonokinase, translated to MGGVDAALLALDWGTSSVRLTALAEDGTVLGSRSSQEGILTVGQEPSAYAITLDRLAGEWAAARPAVIACGMVGSAKGWREVPYLPTPVDLLEGATLTEVAGPWGPVHLVPGVSTRGGVMRGEETQLLGLVLAGYRDGVVALPGTHTKWASLAGGTLIDFHTAMTGELFALLTTHGTLAQVVGPPTAQPVDWAAFASGVEHGLAGAGLGAAALAFGVRARALLEQVPAEQVREELSGVLIGSEIAGALHWLEHAPESVSVVASADLTERYRRALAVADLPCESAPAEVTADALLHLARRAGLIEGETS
- a CDS encoding helix-turn-helix domain-containing protein gives rise to the protein MDELEQALEGVGPRLRGLRSERELTLSELAAGTGISVSTLSRLESGARKPTLELLLPLARVYGVSLDELVDAPPTGDPRIHLKPMKAHGMTMLPLTRRPGGIQAYKLVIAAGPLKKPEPKTHEGYEWMYVLNGRLRVVLGEHDLVMKPGEAAEFDTRVPHWFGSADGEAVEFLSLFGTQGERAHLRAAPRKRSGD
- a CDS encoding gluconokinase, with the protein product MTHTPRHIVVMGVSGNGKSTIGAALAADLGAVFLEGDAFHSETNVAKMSAGTPLTDEDRWPWLDALAAEVEARDAAGEGTVLACSALRRSYRDRLRARVPGLYFVLLSASYETILTRMQARQHFMPPALLRSQVDTLETLAPDEAGAVVDASVSPEQVLSASLAALRTN
- a CDS encoding MFS transporter encodes the protein MTASADRLLHRDMVLLLVATVGGLANYALMLPVAPLWAAEGGASEALVGTITGAMMAATVLTQLAMGRIFAVVTLRQMIVAGSLLLAMATPFYLASAAVVPLVAISAVRGVGFALVVVAGAAMAAELAPAGKLATATGVYGVAAGLPNVVALPAGVWLAQTWGFAPMFLTASVLALLAVPLAFAISGGRTRPERGSTGHLPMRTWAKFLAPTAVFAATAVALGGATTFVPIAVPDPGTATAALFALSALMVLGRVTAGRIGDRVSAGRLLLPAAGLSALGMLGVALTTGTEAGALTVLAAAVFGLGFGAVQNDSLVTVMTRAGRNGLGTASTVWNIAYDGGVGIGAVVLGVVVAGAGYPWGFVVLALAIAALAPVAYRLGRTPPAPDPDA
- a CDS encoding gamma-glutamyltransferase family protein → MVASTHWLASASGMAVLEAGGNAFDAAVASGLVLHVVEPHLNGLGGDMPVLCHEASTGRTFTVCGQGVAPSSATAAAYDALGIEEIPGTGLLAATVPGTFGAWVLMLERYGTMRLRDVAGYAIGYARGGYPFLAQAAAAVANLEDVFRGHWHASAEIYLPGGRPPEAGDRFRNPALADTLERLVAEGEAAGDGREQQIEGARRAFYSGFVAEQLAAFAATEQYDGVGSGAHRGFLTGADLAAWHATEEEPATLDFAGVQVAKTQAWGQGPVLLQQLAMLDTFDLEEMPTADLVHTVTEVAKLAFADREAWYGDPEHSDVPIDELLSTDYAAERAGLVGREASGELRPGSPAGRTPRLPARVVAAMADGGAWSDGLATPGQGEPTVARGDTCHLDVADRWGNVVAATPSGGWLQSSPTIPGLGFALGTRAQMFWLEQGLPSSLVPGARPRTTLSPGLVLGEGRTLGFGTPGGDQQDQWTVPFLINHLVLGMGLQEAIDAPSWHSTHWPSSFAPRVAQPRGMRIEGRIGDEVVAQLRRRGHEVEVAGDWSLGRISAAGLHTDGMLHAAANARGMQGYASGR
- a CDS encoding 2-dehydro-3-deoxy-6-phosphogalactonate aldolase, which produces MSGLIAILRGLEPTDAAEVGAVLYESGFRTLEVPLNSPEPLRSIEILRSALPQDALVGAGTVLTTAQVASVREAGGQLVVSPNTNAAVIEATVAAGLASYPGVATVSEAFTAIEAGAQALKLFPAQQVGSAGMKAWLAVLPPVELIPVGGVGAQQMAEWVQAGATGFGIGSSLFTPGVELGELRTRARALAHAWEECTARS